Proteins encoded together in one Neobacillus sp. FSL H8-0543 window:
- a CDS encoding cupin domain-containing protein yields the protein MRKLICIKDVEAFEKQGQKIVYIESNTIITPAARDAAKVSGIEFSYEKKACESISPVHEKTGTGEIDSNMIYAVLKSMMDKGLLKGLLDNIPVLPYQAERDSGGLKVVRGNSVKFDVFDTGNPNDKVFYQEVISKEDSSMSAGFLTIEKSSFEWELCYEEIDYVIEGTLTISINGKTFTAYPGDVVYVPSGSKVIWGSPDKVKLFYTTYPANWSDTMQK from the coding sequence ATGAGGAAGTTAATCTGTATAAAAGATGTTGAAGCATTTGAAAAGCAGGGGCAAAAGATAGTTTATATTGAAAGCAATACGATTATCACTCCGGCAGCCAGAGATGCTGCAAAAGTATCCGGAATCGAATTTTCTTACGAGAAAAAAGCCTGTGAAAGCATTTCACCTGTCCATGAGAAAACCGGCACTGGTGAAATTGACAGTAATATGATTTATGCTGTGCTCAAGTCCATGATGGATAAAGGACTTCTAAAAGGATTATTAGACAACATACCTGTGCTGCCATATCAAGCTGAGCGTGATTCGGGAGGATTAAAGGTAGTTAGGGGTAATTCAGTTAAGTTTGATGTGTTTGATACTGGAAATCCTAACGATAAAGTATTTTATCAGGAAGTAATTAGTAAAGAGGATTCCTCCATGAGTGCAGGATTTTTAACGATAGAAAAATCCAGCTTTGAATGGGAACTCTGTTATGAAGAAATTGATTATGTAATAGAAGGTACGTTGACGATATCGATTAATGGAAAAACCTTCACAGCGTATCCTGGAGATGTGGTCTATGTACCGTCAGGCTCTAAGGTAATATGGGGTTCACCGGATAAGGTTAAACTTTTTTATACTACATATCCAGCTAACTGGTCTGACACGATGCAGAAGTAA
- a CDS encoding BMC domain-containing protein, with protein sequence MSNAIGMVEFTSIARGIYVADQMVKISNVEIITAASTCPGKYIAIVHGDVASVQDSVAIGERMAEDYLVDSLIIPNVSPAVFPAITGTTMPDRIQALGIIESFSLATMILAADAILKTADVQALELRLGNGIGGKAYFTFTGDVAAVETSIEAGKAVAEEKGLLVNAEVIASVSDRLIPCLF encoded by the coding sequence ATGTCGAATGCAATAGGGATGGTTGAATTTACAAGCATTGCTCGTGGTATTTATGTGGCAGATCAGATGGTAAAGATATCTAATGTGGAAATCATTACAGCTGCTTCTACTTGCCCAGGTAAGTATATTGCCATTGTTCATGGTGACGTTGCATCCGTTCAGGATTCAGTAGCAATAGGTGAGCGGATGGCAGAAGACTATTTAGTTGATTCTCTTATCATCCCTAATGTTAGTCCTGCGGTATTTCCCGCAATAACGGGCACAACCATGCCTGATAGAATTCAGGCTCTGGGAATAATAGAGTCCTTCTCCTTGGCAACGATGATTTTAGCTGCGGATGCTATTCTAAAGACTGCTGATGTTCAAGCACTTGAACTTCGTTTGGGAAATGGAATAGGAGGCAAGGCATATTTTACTTTTACCGGTGATGTGGCTGCGGTTGAAACGAGTATTGAAGCAGGAAAGGCAGTAGCAGAAGAAAAAGGTTTGTTGGTAAATGCAGAGGTTATAGCATCGGTATCCGACAGACTAATCCCATGTTTATTTTAA
- a CDS encoding BMC domain-containing protein, with amino-acid sequence MQALGLIETRGLLAAVESADAMLKAAAVTLIDKTHVGGGLVSIAVTGEVASVQAAVEAGTAAVRQINNELLISFHVIPRPHDEVAGLLSDVKSPENERGQLFEPLKAETKEEAEVEKTEVEEKVTVADREKINKSKIDSIVLKYGFVEAFEFLNSLKVTKLRTIAREYKDLSIAGRLISKADKKKLLAVFDEYYSTKQLD; translated from the coding sequence ATGCAGGCACTTGGATTAATCGAGACAAGAGGGCTCCTTGCTGCAGTTGAAAGTGCTGATGCAATGCTAAAGGCAGCAGCCGTTACCCTTATAGACAAGACCCATGTTGGAGGAGGTCTTGTATCCATTGCTGTCACCGGTGAAGTAGCTTCCGTACAAGCTGCAGTAGAAGCCGGTACAGCAGCAGTAAGACAAATCAATAACGAATTGCTGATATCTTTCCATGTCATTCCACGTCCTCATGATGAAGTGGCTGGTCTGTTGAGTGATGTAAAATCGCCTGAGAATGAGAGAGGTCAGTTATTTGAACCGCTGAAAGCTGAAACAAAAGAGGAAGCAGAAGTGGAGAAAACAGAAGTCGAAGAAAAAGTGACAGTAGCAGATAGGGAAAAAATAAATAAGAGTAAGATCGATTCTATCGTTCTTAAATATGGGTTTGTAGAAGCCTTTGAGTTTCTGAACAGCCTTAAAGTAACAAAACTTCGAACTATTGCTCGCGAATATAAGGACTTAAGCATCGCGGGAAGATTGATTTCAAAGGCAGATAAGAAAAAGCTGCTGGCAGTGTTT